The genome window ACGCGGCGGAACCTTTTCGTGGCTCGATATCGATGGCGAAGGTGACCTCGATTATTTTATCGCCGGGCAATATTTTGTTCCGGGTGGCGGCGGACTTGTGGAAGCACAAATGCACATTTATCGCAACGATGCAGCCGGGCAAAATGTTGCACCCACATCTCCGGCAGGGTTGAACGCAGCCGTGCAAAGCGGTGGCACCGTACTGCTTTCATGGGATCCGGCGACTGATGATCACACACCCTCCGCAGCGCTCACATACGATCTGGATTTATTCCGGGATGGCACACCCGTTTCGTTGCCCCGCCGGTTGCCGGAGCCGGGAAATGTCAGCGCGGTGACCGAATGGCTGCTCAGCGGATTACCGGACGGCAGCTACGAATGGACACTCCGGGCAGTTGATGCCGCCTATAACGGCAGCGATATTTCGTCCGGGCAATTCAACATCGGTGTAACCGGTGTGAATCCGGTGGAGAATTTGCCCCGCGAATTTGCGTTCGACGAAAACTATCCGAACCCGTTCAATCCATCAACAACGCTGCGCTTCGCACTGCCCGAACGGACGACGGTTGAACTGGCTGTTTACAACCTCAACGGACAATTGGTTGATCGATTAATGAAAGAATCGTTGCCGGCAGGTGTGCACGAAGTGCGGTGGGATGCCGGCGGTGTTGCCAGCGGCACTTATTTTGTCCGGATGTCGACGGCAGGTTTCACCAAAACCCGCAAGGTGATGTTGGTGAAATAAATAGCACTTCTAACAAGTTTAAACCTTAGCCCGCGTGGAAAAATCTGCGCGGGCTATTTTTTTGTGCATTACATTATGATTGTTTTGTGCATAGTTTTTTCAGAATCCCATTCCGAAAATAAGTCGCCAAAATTGCGCCACAAAAAAGCAAAGCGCAAAGCCTAATCCCAACGGCAACAGCGTGGCTACGGTGGTCCATTTGACACTGTTGGTTTCTTTGTAAATGGTGTAAATCGTTGTGGAGCAAGGGTTATGTACCAAGCTGAATAGCATTAGATTTACAGCTGTTAACAGTGTCCAGCCGCCTGCCTGAAACACTGCGGAATAGGCAGATAAGCTATCGAACTCAAAAATAACGCCTGCGCTGTCGCCAAATCCGGTTAAATGCGCGCTCAAAACAGTCAACATGAGAATAGTTGGGATCACAATTTCGTTCGCCGGAATTGCGATAATATAGGCTAATAAAATCACGCCGTTTAAGCCTATCAGCCATCCCAAAGGTTGGAGGAAATGGATGATATGTTCCGCAACACTAAGCCCGGAAATGTGAATATTCGCCAACAACCAGATCACCGCGCCGGCGGGTAACGCAAAAACGATTGCCCGCCACAACACAAAAATGGTCCGGTCAATTAATGACGTATACAGCGTTTGCAAAATTCGGGGTGGACGATAGGGCGGTAATTCCAGACTAAAGATGGAAGCCTCGCCTTTTAAAACGGTTCGCGAAAGTGCCCACGAAATAAAAAACGTTAAAAAGATGCCCAGCAACGCAACCGCAACAACTGCAGATGCAGAAACCAATCCTGCCAACGCCGGCGGCGCCATTGCGCCGATAAACAATGTTGCGATCAAAATTTGGGTGGGCCAACGCCCGTTGCACAACGAAAAATTGTTGGTAATTATCGCAATCAGTCGTTCCCGGGGACTATCGATTACCCTTGCCGCAATAATTCCGGCTGCGTTGCAGCCATATCCCATAGCCATTGTCAGGGCTTGTTTGCCGTGAGCACCGGATTTCCGGAACATATTATCAAGATTAAAGGCTACACGCGGCAGATACCCGAAATCCTCCAGCAAAGTGAACAATGGAAAGAATATTGCCATTGGCGGGAGCATTACGCTAACCACCCACGCCATCGATAGATACATGCCATCGATGAGCACACCTGATAGCCACCAGGGCATCCCGATTTGAACCGCAGACTGTTTTAACAATGGGTGAAGCCAGTCCATCAAAATTTCAGCCAGATAGGCGGAAGGCACGTTCGCACCTGATACGGTTATCCAAAAAACGAGGGTTAGCATCAGCAACATTAACGGAAAACCAGTCCACCGGTTGGTCAGCAGATGATCCAGTTTTTGGCTCCAGTCAAAATGTGGCGGTTCGTCACTTTTACGAACGGTTTTTTCGGAAATTCGCCCGGCTTCTTCGTAAATTGCTTCCATTAAAGAATCATGCAAATTTTCGCCCAATTCCCAACGGAGGTTGCTGGCTTCTTCCAAAAGATCCGTGTTAAATTCTTTATGGTGTTTCATTTATATCAACCCTGATTAAAAACTCATTGTCATTATAATACAATGTTTATACTGTAGTTACCTTACCTACCAGATCCTGAAAATTGTTATCGCGGAGTGATTCTATAATTCGGGTATCGCCTTCCAGCAGCCGCAATGCAATCCAACGCGCGTTGGTTAATCCGGGATAGCGTGTTTCAATTTTTTTGGCGAGCCGGTTAATCACGTTTTGCAATTGCCCGGAACCACTTTGAATGCGTCGTGGCTGGCAAACATATTCGCCGGTGGCAACCTGGTCGATTGCTTTCAGTAATTCATCCAATCCTGTTTTTTGCCGGGCAGCGGTAGGAACAACAGGTATTCCCAGTTCTTTGGTTAACTGTCGCTCATCGATTATCAATTGATTACGCTTGGCTTCGTCTATCAAATTGAGGCATAGCACTGCTCGATCGGTAATTTCCAGAATTTGCAAAACGAGGTTCAGGTTCCGTTCCAAACGGGTTGCATCTGCCACAATCAAGGTGACATCGGGTTTGCCAAACAGGATGAAATTCCGGGCAACTTCTTCATCCGTGCTGGTGGAAAGCAATGAATATGTGCCTGGCAAATCGACGATTTTGTATTTTTTGTCATTATAGCCAAAACCGCCTTCTGCGCGCCCAACTGTTTTTCCGGGCCAGTTTCCGGTGTGTTGCCTTAGTCCTGTAAGTGCATTAAAAACAGTGCTTTTTCCCGTGTTTGGATTTCCGGCAAGTGCTACAACATAATCCCAGGAATCCATATCAATTCCCAGTTTTTTCAAATTTCCTATATGGTGTGCCGGGCAATTTTCACAATTTGCTGTCGACTGTGGTTTCATTTTTTCTCTCGATTTTTTGAATGTGAATAAGTTTCGCCTGCTCTTTTCGCAGTGCGATGGAAGCGCCTTTTATACGAAATGCGATCGGGTTACCAGACGCACTTTCCATCTCTTTTTGAATGATTGTGCCGGGAACGATGCCCAAATCCAACAATCTGCGACGATACTGTCCGTGAATTTCCCGGGAGATTCGCAGGACCTTTCCGGATTCACCGTTTCTCAAAACCAACAGATTTGCAAACGGTGTTTGCAGTTTTTCTTCCTCTTTCAGTAATTCAACGCGAATTTGAGCTGCTGCAATTAAAGGGAGCTTCTTTTTGAAACCGTCTGCTTTAAACAGAATGGAGCCATTTTGGTGCTGAACAGAATCTATTTGCATGCCCAAACAAAGTCCGTTTTCACGGATTTCCCGGTAAATATTTTCCTGGTCATCTTCAAATTGAACAATTTTGGCTGTCTGTTCTTTTCTGATTTCAGTAAGCAATAATCCTCGTTCGGAAGGCAGATCGCCCTTATTCGTCGGGATCGGTTTTCCGTGCGGATCGTATAGTGGGTGACCAAGCCGTTCGCTAATTTTTTCCGCTTCTGCACTATCCAATTTATGCTCCTGAAGGTCGGCTTGCGTATGCCATTCCAGATCGGAAGTTCCTGTTTCTTCTGCAAGATAGCTTTCCCAAATTCTGTGCAGGCGAATCATTCTTAAAGCATATTCGTTACCTTTTTCTGTCAGAAAAAACTGGTTGTTTTCGATGCTGATTAACCCGCCGCTTTTGAGCTGTTCAATCAATTGTACAACACGATCTTTTTTTAACGATAGCGTTCCGGCAATGCTGTTAATGGTGCAAGTGATTCGCCCGCGTTCGCATTCATAAATGTGTTTTAGCGTATCTTCCATATACGAACGCTGGCTCTGGCGCATTAAAAATCGCCAATGAGAAAGTAAGCCGTGCTTTGGCCACACCACAATCAGTCCGATAAAAATTACAATCGATGCGATGATGAGAGCATTAATCGGGTGAACCATAATTGATCCTTGTTAATAATGAGGTATTACCTTTATACTCGATACAATTGTGCCGGATACAGCCAAAAATGCTTTTCCATTTGTCAAAGTGTATACACTATTATCCGGCGTTTTGTCCTGAAGTGTCCAGGTTGTTCCTTTTGCAAACTGACGGGCGGTGTAATATTGCTCAAGTTCCGCAGTGAGTTGAATATCCTGAACACGGAATGAATGCCCGATGATAACATTTTTTAATTGAATCGCTTTCAAATGTTCGCCCCAATTCGGGATTGGCGATCCGTGTGGGTCTTTATCGGGAAAGCCTAAAAAGGCATCGATCAAATACATCAATTTATCAGATATCGCATGCTCCAGTTTTTCTGCTTCTTCGTGTAAAATCTGGTCATCCATTTTTAACACTTTTTCCAAAAAAGTTTCCACTAAGCGATGTTTTCGAATCAGTTTTCGTGCCAAGAAATCGCCTTTTTCAAGCAAGAGAGCGCCTTTGGTTTTGTCGTATTCAATCAATTCCATTTGTGAAAGCTGTTTAAACATCGATAATACCGTCGGTGGTTTCACCTGATACCAATCTGCTACCGCTTTTGCAGTTGCCTTAATTTGATCCCGTTCCATATACCAAATGATTTTCAGGTAATCTTCTTGGCTTTTTGATAATTCCATCAGCTTCTCAAATTATAACTTATAATAAATTATACTAACCTAATAAGTAATTAGTTTAATCTAATTTTATCGGCGGTGTTTTTCAACACTAAACGGAAAATTATTTTTTATAAATTTTAATAAGTAAGCAGGGAAGTAAGATAAAGGGAAATGACATTAGTGGATGACAAAACAAAGCAACTATAACAAAATATTAGAATAATTGTAATATTTTATCAAATTCTATTTTCTTTTAATGACACGTGCAAGCTGTTGTTTTTTATATGCTTAAACTCAGAGCGGGTGACGAGATTCGAACTCGCGACTCTCAGCTTGGGAAGCTGACACTCTACCAACTGAGTTACACCCGCTTGAATGGGCAAATTTACTGTTTTATGGTGATGCTGTCAAGTGTTTCGGGTAATATCCGCAGTTCGGGAAATTGATTTTCAGTGACACGTATTTCAACCACGCGAATGAATGCCCTTACTATTTTACGAGTAGCACAATGCCACCAATCGCCAAACCGACAATTGCCAAAGGAACAATCAATGCAAGTGCTGCAGGAATAATAATTAAAGGCAACGCTATCAAACCGATAACCCCACCGATAATTCCGAAAATAATTTTGAAGGGAAGTGCGAGCAGGAAGAATAAAGCCTCGAGCAGAACGCCAAAAAGCTTGAACACAACAATAAAAACACCAACAACAACAATCAGGGCTAATAATTCAAACATTTCTTCTCCTTCGTTCGTAATGGTTACAAAAATAATTACGAACGCCGGTGAAAAATGTTGCTCATTTCAGAGAATATCAACAAGAAGTTAGGTGTCCGGTGAGAAAAAATTAGTTGTCTTTTGGTAATTTTCTGCCGTACAGAATAATTGACGTTTCCAAAATGGCAGCTGCTAACAGTAGTGTAAACACATACTTAAGATAAAACGGCCACAAATCGGTGAGCAGGTTTAGTGTGTGCTGCCAATCCGAAAACATCAACTGCGCCTCAGCCAATTGGTGTGCCAGGCTAAAGCTGATGAACGCTGCCGGAAATTCCAGCCAGGCAACCGGATTCATCAAAATTTGCCAAATTCCCCGCCAACCCATCATTTCATAGCTCATTACGGCGACATTAAATCCGGTAAAAAACGCGGCAAACGGCGGCAAAATAACCAGCACGCCGGACAGAAAACTGGTGACTAAAGAGAAATTGTTCAGTGAAAAAATAATCAGAAAAACGGCCATTATATTTAAACCGTCTGTAAAATAACGGCGGGTCATTCGCAATATCCAGCGTGGATATCGCAACAAAAAATCAAGATTTCGGTCAACTGCGGTGGGTCCGAGGTAAATTCCTGCAAAAAACAGCATTGCCGAGAGGAAAAAATAGGTGAAATCGATCGTTTCAAAAAAATCTGCGAACATGGTTGCCTCAACTCAAAAGTGTTTATCATTTGGCAACGAAAAATGATCGTTGCGAATGTTGCAACCACAGTGGATAAACGTTGAGATGAATGATATTCGGGAAATGGTAAACAAATTGAAGATGAAAAAAATCGCAGTCTTACTGACCGTCGCAAATAGAGAAGCTAAATAGTTTTTTAGCACCTGTATCTGAGGCGGAAAACCCGATTGGTAACATATTTCAATAAGTTCACACGAAAAAATGTGAAAACATCTCAAAAACTGAAATAAAACCGCTGTGGTTTTTTGACGAATTTGTCGCTAAAATTAACGGCTTCAAATATGCAAACTTTATCATAGTATCAACTGTAAATATCGATAATTTGTAAGCTTAAGTCAAAAACTTTTTGGAATTTTTATGCATAAAAAAATATTTGCCTATTTATTGGGATTTTTCATTTTTTTCACGCTGTACAACACGCTCATTCCGTTTGAATTTGATGTGCCGTTTTCCGAATTGGGTGGGCAACTGCAAAAGATAAACCGCATTCCGTTTTTCGATGCGGATGGCGATCTGGTGTCGCTAACCGATATTGTGGGCAATATTTTTCTGTTTATTCCGTTTGGTTTTTTGTGTTACATGCTACTGTGGTATATGAAAAAACGGCATCGATTGGTGTGGTGCATTTTGGGTGGAGCAGCGCTGAGTTTTACAATTGAATTTTTGCAACTCTTTATTTATTCAAGAGATACGGCAATTCATGATTTGGTGAATAACACGCTTGGCAGCGCTATCGGTGCAACTGTTGCCGCAATTTATGCCACGCAGCTTTCCGAATTTATTAGCAAAACATTTTTTGATTTATTGAAAAATAAACCTGCTTTACTGATTGTCATTTTGCTGCTACTCGCGCAATCCGTTTCCGCAATCATGCCGTTTACTGTTTCGATCAGTGTATCCGGTTTTGTAAAAAGCGTGAAAGAGACAAACCTTGTGCCATTCACCTATCGTCCGCTGAGTGTACTGCTTTTTGACGATTACAGCAAAGATGCACAATTTCAGATGACCGATTCCGTTAAAGCCAAATTACAGCAATCTGATTTACCGGCTGATGTGGTTGAAAATCTGCGCAAATTTGACCAGCCGGAACCGCAATCGCGGCGAAAATTTTTAGATGCAATCAAGTCGGTTGTCGGTGGAAAAGCGCTGAAAGCGCATCGAGAAACCATACTGCAATTGGCGCAAATTCGCAGCGAAGAAACGATTTTTGATTTCACTCAAATGATTGAAAATATTATATTTTGGGCTATTGCCGGATACCTGATTTCACTGTCGCTGCTGCTGTATTTTCCGCAACTACCACGGGCAAATCTCATCCGCTGGTTGTTCCCGGTCATTTACTTTATTCTGCTCGAATTTGCTCAAATTTTTATAACTTCGCGGATCACGGATATCAACGATATTATCGGCGGTTGTGCGGGCGTTTACGCTGGATATTTGCTGTTCCGGTTGCTGCCACCGACAATCGCAGCAAACCGGCAACTGGACGTTTCGATGCTCAAAATCCCGGTGCTGCTATATGCCATTTTTATCCTGTTTTCCGGATTCCGCCCGTTCGATTGGTCGATGAATCCGGCGGTGTGGGGCAAGGATTTCGAGCAGGGAAACCTCATTCCGTTTTACGCCTATTTTCGTAAAACCAATTTGTGGAATTTGTACGACCTTGTGCGAACATTGGCCTTTTTTGCGC of Calditrichia bacterium contains these proteins:
- a CDS encoding metal-dependent transcriptional regulator, with the protein product MELSKSQEDYLKIIWYMERDQIKATAKAVADWYQVKPPTVLSMFKQLSQMELIEYDKTKGALLLEKGDFLARKLIRKHRLVETFLEKVLKMDDQILHEEAEKLEHAISDKLMYLIDAFLGFPDKDPHGSPIPNWGEHLKAIQLKNVIIGHSFRVQDIQLTAELEQYYTARQFAKGTTWTLQDKTPDNSVYTLTNGKAFLAVSGTIVSSIKVIPHY
- a CDS encoding metal-dependent transcriptional regulator, producing the protein MVHPINALIIASIVIFIGLIVVWPKHGLLSHWRFLMRQSQRSYMEDTLKHIYECERGRITCTINSIAGTLSLKKDRVVQLIEQLKSGGLISIENNQFFLTEKGNEYALRMIRLHRIWESYLAEETGTSDLEWHTQADLQEHKLDSAEAEKISERLGHPLYDPHGKPIPTNKGDLPSERGLLLTEIRKEQTAKIVQFEDDQENIYREIRENGLCLGMQIDSVQHQNGSILFKADGFKKKLPLIAAAQIRVELLKEEEKLQTPFANLLVLRNGESGKVLRISREIHGQYRRRLLDLGIVPGTIIQKEMESASGNPIAFRIKGASIALRKEQAKLIHIQKIERKNETTVDSKL
- a CDS encoding 50S ribosome-binding GTPase → MKPQSTANCENCPAHHIGNLKKLGIDMDSWDYVVALAGNPNTGKSTVFNALTGLRQHTGNWPGKTVGRAEGGFGYNDKKYKIVDLPGTYSLLSTSTDEEVARNFILFGKPDVTLIVADATRLERNLNLVLQILEITDRAVLCLNLIDEAKRNQLIIDERQLTKELGIPVVPTAARQKTGLDELLKAIDQVATGEYVCQPRRIQSGSGQLQNVINRLAKKIETRYPGLTNARWIALRLLEGDTRIIESLRDNNFQDLVGKVTTV
- a CDS encoding ferrous iron transporter B is translated as MKHHKEFNTDLLEEASNLRWELGENLHDSLMEAIYEEAGRISEKTVRKSDEPPHFDWSQKLDHLLTNRWTGFPLMLLMLTLVFWITVSGANVPSAYLAEILMDWLHPLLKQSAVQIGMPWWLSGVLIDGMYLSMAWVVSVMLPPMAIFFPLFTLLEDFGYLPRVAFNLDNMFRKSGAHGKQALTMAMGYGCNAAGIIAARVIDSPRERLIAIITNNFSLCNGRWPTQILIATLFIGAMAPPALAGLVSASAVVAVALLGIFLTFFISWALSRTVLKGEASIFSLELPPYRPPRILQTLYTSLIDRTIFVLWRAIVFALPAGAVIWLLANIHISGLSVAEHIIHFLQPLGWLIGLNGVILLAYIIAIPANEIVIPTILMLTVLSAHLTGFGDSAGVIFEFDSLSAYSAVFQAGGWTLLTAVNLMLFSLVHNPCSTTIYTIYKETNSVKWTTVATLLPLGLGFALCFFVAQFWRLIFGMGF
- a CDS encoding VanZ family protein; translation: MHKKIFAYLLGFFIFFTLYNTLIPFEFDVPFSELGGQLQKINRIPFFDADGDLVSLTDIVGNIFLFIPFGFLCYMLLWYMKKRHRLVWCILGGAALSFTIEFLQLFIYSRDTAIHDLVNNTLGSAIGATVAAIYATQLSEFISKTFFDLLKNKPALLIVILLLLAQSVSAIMPFTVSISVSGFVKSVKETNLVPFTYRPLSVLLFDDYSKDAQFQMTDSVKAKLQQSDLPADVVENLRKFDQPEPQSRRKFLDAIKSVVGGKALKAHRETILQLAQIRSEETIFDFTQMIENIIFWAIAGYLISLSLLLYFPQLPRANLIRWLFPVIYFILLEFAQIFITSRITDINDIIGGCAGVYAGYLLFRLLPPTIAANRQLDVSMLKIPVLLYAIFILFSGFRPFDWSMNPAVWGKDFEQGNLIPFYAYFRKTNLWNLYDLVRTLAFFAPLSLYFSYTLRLQQKSFPGIFILMTLAGLLTGALIEFTQILSPSRVAEITDVISYGISGALGVFAMYYYEQEVRPKFAAGDVSAEQG